From the genome of Gracilinanus agilis isolate LMUSP501 chromosome 2, AgileGrace, whole genome shotgun sequence, one region includes:
- the CBY3 gene encoding protein chibby homolog 3: MSTFYLLDHHTRQAELGLNYGSPRTQLSDQAFIFEAGKWVMEGGYRTNLQPLNLTTYWEPLVPQGKNKALLEENNYLKLQQELLMDMLTDATARLQLLEKKFNVDTSPLSTSCVWQKKMRKRDRMRLIQSTALFPR; encoded by the coding sequence atgtCCACCTTCTACCTACTGGACCATCACACTCGCCAGGCTGAGCTGGGACTCAATTACGGTTCTCCTCGAACTCAGCTCAGTGACCAGGCCTTTATCTTCGAGGCTGGGAAGTGGGTGATGGAAGGAGGCTACCGAACCAACTTGCAACCCTTGAACCTCACCACTTACTGGGAGCCTCTTGTCCCCCAGGGCAAGAACAAGGCATTGTTGGAAGAAAACAACTATCTGAAGCTCCAGCAAGAACTTCTCATGGATATGCTGACTGACGCCACAGCCCGGCTGCAACTGCTGGAAAAGAAGTTTAACGTAGACACGAGCCCTTTGTCTACTTCCTGTGTCTGGcagaagaagatgaggaagagggatAGAATGCGGTTGATACAATCCACAGCCCTTTTCCCCAGGTGA